The proteins below come from a single Leptospira levettii genomic window:
- a CDS encoding response regulator, with product MVDLENFRFMDDLSFGVQVISHELRYLYLNKVLLREINMQENQLLNQHMSKVFPGIENSDIFKAIEKTIITKMPEKVTNEFTLPNGNTTYYELDLQPIPQGAIIFSKDITDSSKSKIFLEKTNERLESEIKSRVLELEELNQKLKEETKRAIESEKSKSEFLANMSHEIRTPMNGVVGMAELISLTELTNEQREYVRGMKLSSDLLLSIINDILDFSKLDSGKVSLFKENLDIRDCISDCLKIFEYKLADKKIDINCYISNKVPGLIITDEKRLKQLVINLIGNAIKFSKTNGEIQLTLKTTFKENSKFLQFSIKDNGIGINETKQNNLFDAFVQVDSSITKKFEGTGLGLAISYKIIELMDGQIWFKSEENIGSTFSFKIPLKEAEIQDLEYISRETINFPNKDCLVITDNRRNQKVFKYMLNYWQIKTKIYNDPKKAIDETKNKKPDLVIIDSSLPENSVIELASVLKTIHNTEINMILVTSQDIQNLTQPKYSFDNMISKPIRMKSLYELIKGIMDNKSESKNDSNLDFFKLKNSYKALIVEDNLLNQQFAEKILNKFNISTKTAENGKVGLELAMREKFDFILMDIHMPVIDGIECTRLIQEKLKNPPPIIIMSADVFKISENFKIKLDDFILKPVRISDIKEIFKKLKLS from the coding sequence ATGGTAGATTTAGAAAATTTTCGATTTATGGACGACCTAAGTTTTGGCGTACAAGTGATTAGCCATGAACTTCGTTATCTATATCTAAATAAAGTTCTCCTTCGTGAAATCAATATGCAAGAAAACCAATTATTAAATCAACATATGTCTAAAGTTTTCCCAGGTATAGAAAATTCAGATATATTCAAAGCCATCGAAAAAACGATCATAACAAAAATGCCCGAAAAAGTAACCAATGAATTTACATTACCAAACGGTAATACCACATATTATGAATTAGACTTACAGCCTATTCCACAAGGTGCCATCATATTCTCAAAAGATATCACAGACAGTAGTAAAAGTAAAATATTCTTAGAAAAAACGAATGAAAGGTTAGAATCTGAAATTAAATCAAGAGTTCTTGAACTTGAGGAATTGAATCAAAAACTGAAGGAAGAGACCAAACGAGCAATTGAAAGTGAAAAATCTAAGTCCGAGTTCCTTGCCAATATGAGCCATGAGATCAGAACTCCTATGAATGGAGTAGTAGGAATGGCAGAACTCATCTCTCTCACCGAATTGACAAATGAACAAAGAGAATATGTTCGAGGGATGAAATTAAGTTCCGATCTATTATTGTCCATTATCAACGACATTCTTGACTTCTCGAAGTTAGATTCAGGGAAAGTGAGTCTTTTTAAAGAGAATCTTGACATTAGAGATTGTATATCCGATTGTTTAAAAATTTTTGAATATAAACTTGCTGATAAAAAAATTGATATAAACTGTTATATTAGCAACAAAGTACCAGGTTTAATTATAACCGATGAAAAAAGATTAAAGCAGTTGGTGATCAATTTGATTGGCAATGCAATCAAATTCTCTAAAACCAATGGAGAAATCCAATTAACATTAAAAACCACATTTAAAGAAAATTCAAAATTTCTACAATTCTCTATTAAGGATAATGGCATTGGAATCAATGAAACAAAACAAAACAATCTATTTGATGCGTTTGTTCAAGTTGATTCATCGATTACAAAAAAATTCGAAGGTACAGGTCTTGGACTTGCCATCAGCTATAAAATTATTGAACTTATGGATGGGCAAATTTGGTTTAAAAGTGAGGAAAACATAGGTAGTACATTTTCTTTTAAAATCCCACTAAAGGAAGCCGAAATACAAGACTTAGAGTATATAAGTCGAGAAACAATTAACTTTCCAAACAAAGATTGTTTAGTCATTACCGATAACAGAAGGAATCAAAAAGTTTTCAAATATATGCTAAATTATTGGCAGATAAAAACAAAAATTTACAATGACCCAAAAAAAGCGATCGACGAAACTAAAAACAAAAAACCCGATCTCGTCATCATAGATTCATCATTACCCGAAAATTCCGTAATAGAATTAGCATCAGTGCTAAAAACAATACATAACACAGAAATCAATATGATTCTTGTTACTTCACAAGATATCCAAAACCTAACTCAACCAAAATATTCCTTCGACAATATGATTTCAAAACCAATTCGCATGAAATCCTTGTATGAATTGATCAAAGGAATAATGGATAATAAATCCGAGTCTAAAAACGATTCTAATCTTGATTTTTTTAAATTAAAAAATAGTTACAAAGCACTCATAGTTGAGGATAATTTACTGAACCAACAATTTGCAGAGAAAATTTTAAATAAATTTAATATCTCAACCAAAACAGCAGAAAATGGTAAGGTTGGATTAGAACTTGCCATGAGAGAAAAATTTGATTTCATTTTAATGGACATACATATGCCTGTGATTGATGGAATTGAATGCACTAGACTGATTCAAGAAAAATTAAAAAATCCTCCTCCCATCATTATCATGTCTGCAGATGTTTTCAAGATTTCAGAAAATTTCAAAATCAAATTAGATGACTTTATACTCAAACCAGTTCGAATTTCAGATATCAAAGAAATTTTTAAAAAACTCAAATTATCCTAA
- a CDS encoding flagellin: MIINHNLAAINSHRVLKFQNEEVSKNMEKLSSGMRINRAGDDASGLAVSEKMRTQVNGLRQAERNTEDGMSLIQTTEGYLQESNDIIQRIRTLAIQSSNGIYTEEDRQMIQVEVSQLIDEVDRIASQAEFNKMNLLQGDFARGSRATSMWFHIGPNMHQRERVFIATMTARSLNLKGQSGELLSLSTADKSNDAIGTLDAALTRISKQRANLGAYFNRLEHTAKGLMNAYENTQASESRIRDADMAEETVAFTKNQILVQSGTAMLAQANVRPQGVLSLLR, encoded by the coding sequence ATGATCATAAACCACAATTTAGCCGCGATCAACTCACATCGCGTCCTCAAGTTCCAAAACGAGGAAGTTTCCAAGAATATGGAAAAACTATCCTCTGGTATGCGAATCAACCGAGCAGGTGATGATGCATCAGGCCTTGCCGTTTCGGAAAAAATGAGAACGCAAGTGAATGGTCTTAGACAAGCAGAACGAAATACCGAAGACGGTATGAGCCTTATCCAAACAACGGAAGGGTATTTACAAGAATCGAATGATATCATTCAAAGAATTCGAACTCTTGCAATTCAATCGTCTAACGGTATTTATACTGAAGAAGATCGACAAATGATCCAAGTCGAAGTTTCACAACTTATCGATGAAGTGGACAGAATTGCTTCTCAAGCAGAATTCAATAAAATGAATTTGCTTCAAGGTGATTTTGCTCGTGGATCTAGAGCAACTTCCATGTGGTTCCATATTGGACCAAACATGCACCAAAGAGAAAGAGTGTTCATTGCTACAATGACTGCACGTTCACTCAATCTTAAAGGTCAAAGTGGAGAACTCTTATCTTTATCAACTGCTGATAAGTCAAATGATGCGATCGGAACTTTGGATGCTGCGTTAACACGTATTAGCAAACAAAGAGCAAACTTAGGTGCTTACTTTAACCGTCTTGAGCATACTGCAAAAGGGCTCATGAACGCTTATGAGAATACCCAAGCTTCCGAGTCTAGGATCCGTGATGCGGATATGGCAGAAGAAACTGTGGCTTTCACAAAGAACCAGATTTTAGTTCAATCTGGAACTGCTATGTTAGCTCAAGCGAATGTTCGTCCACAAGGAGTTCTTTCTCTCCTTCGTTAA
- a CDS encoding flagellin, whose translation MIINHNMSAIQSHRALKFTQWDVDKTMRNLSTGQRINLAGDDASGLAVSEKLRTQIRGLRQAERNTEDGLSFIQTAEGYLDQSAEIIQRIRTLAIQTSNGIYTPEDRQLVQVEVSALVDEIDRIASQAEFNKMKLFEGDFARKSTKASMWFHMGANAKQRERFYIGTMTSKALKMSEGAIKIALSTPGKADEAIAKADFALNKIMKQRADMGAYQNRLESTAKGLMGAYENMQASESRIRDADMAEEMVALTTKQILVQSGTAMLAQASLRPNSVLRLLNNA comes from the coding sequence ATGATTATCAATCACAACATGAGTGCGATACAATCACATCGTGCTCTCAAGTTTACACAATGGGATGTAGATAAGACCATGAGGAACCTCTCCACTGGGCAAAGGATTAACCTTGCCGGTGATGATGCTTCTGGTCTTGCTGTTTCGGAAAAACTACGAACACAAATTCGTGGTTTACGTCAGGCGGAAAGGAATACGGAAGATGGACTTAGTTTCATCCAGACTGCAGAGGGTTACCTTGACCAGTCGGCTGAAATCATCCAACGAATCCGAACCTTGGCGATTCAGACTTCGAACGGAATCTACACACCTGAGGACAGGCAACTCGTGCAGGTAGAAGTATCTGCGCTGGTGGATGAGATCGATCGAATTGCTTCTCAAGCAGAGTTCAATAAAATGAAACTGTTTGAAGGAGACTTCGCTCGAAAGTCAACGAAAGCATCGATGTGGTTTCACATGGGAGCAAACGCAAAGCAAAGAGAGCGTTTCTACATTGGAACTATGACTTCGAAAGCACTTAAGATGTCAGAAGGGGCAATTAAAATTGCACTCTCTACACCTGGAAAAGCAGACGAAGCGATTGCAAAAGCGGACTTCGCCTTGAACAAGATCATGAAGCAGAGAGCAGATATGGGAGCTTATCAAAATAGGCTCGAAAGTACTGCAAAAGGCCTCATGGGTGCATACGAAAATATGCAAGCATCCGAATCAAGGATTAGGGACGCAGATATGGCTGAGGAAATGGTAGCGCTCACGACGAAACAAATTCTCGTGCAAAGCGGTACGGCAATGCTAGCGCAAGCCAGCCTCAGACCAAATTCTGTACTACGACTTTTGAATAACGCTTAA
- a CDS encoding tetratricopeptide repeat protein, with the protein MDIHGKKALRVLDAATNATRMGANEKAIRLYREYLDMVDPSFTHGVWNSMAEILFEKKEYDNSLSHCNRALELMKDFIPALELRAKIHNALGNTTAMEEDRNTINKLNAIEQAKWDDPNHYYHYK; encoded by the coding sequence ATGGATATTCATGGGAAAAAAGCACTTCGAGTCTTAGATGCGGCAACCAATGCAACAAGGATGGGGGCCAATGAGAAAGCAATTCGTTTATATCGTGAATATCTAGATATGGTGGATCCTTCTTTCACTCATGGAGTCTGGAATTCAATGGCAGAAATCTTATTTGAGAAAAAGGAATATGATAATTCTCTTTCACACTGCAATCGAGCATTGGAACTAATGAAAGACTTTATCCCTGCATTAGAATTACGTGCGAAAATACATAATGCCTTAGGAAATACAACTGCAATGGAAGAGGACCGAAATACCATTAACAAACTCAATGCAATAGAACAGGCAAAGTGGGATGACCCCAATCACTATTATCATTATAAGTGA
- a CDS encoding adenylate/guanylate cyclase domain-containing protein: MKLIYLLLGDPKKHSLEHRLFNTVSLVNGVLNLLGVFGVLYLENYLVLICLNVSSGILLLVMYYLSRVKSIYFILYWPFNLTILFYLASMWFFNGGSIGGNHYYLIPSLVIALILIRNHNIWIVYSIYIGVSASLYIVEYFHKDWVTGYATEMDRYMDAGGNYLFVQILTGILIFILSRNLNIERKKSEALLLNILPEPIADELKREARVAPKRYEKASVLFCDMVGFTKIAETMNAEVLVHELDQIFRAFDRICKENRMEKIKTIGDAYMAVGGIPNENNSNSVDAVLCGLGFQSFMAEQKEIHHLHGRVFWEIRLGIHVGPLVAGVVGSDKFAYDVWGDTVNTASRLESSGVVAEVNISRSVYEEVKKIFECEPRGFVSIKNKADIEMYLVKGFLPEYASPLDSKLPNELFQRLYKTGALFYTNEVES; encoded by the coding sequence ATGAAATTGATATACCTCTTACTCGGAGACCCAAAAAAACATTCACTCGAACATCGATTATTTAATACAGTGTCCCTCGTAAATGGAGTATTAAATTTACTGGGAGTATTTGGAGTTTTGTATTTAGAGAATTATTTGGTTCTCATCTGTTTGAATGTTAGTTCTGGGATTCTTTTGCTTGTCATGTACTACTTAAGCCGAGTCAAAAGTATCTACTTCATATTGTATTGGCCTTTTAACTTAACGATTTTATTTTATCTTGCATCAATGTGGTTTTTTAATGGAGGTTCCATTGGTGGAAATCATTATTATTTGATTCCTTCGCTTGTGATTGCACTGATCCTCATTCGGAATCATAATATATGGATTGTTTATTCCATTTATATTGGTGTCTCTGCTTCTCTTTATATAGTGGAATACTTTCACAAAGATTGGGTCACAGGATATGCCACTGAAATGGATCGCTACATGGATGCTGGTGGAAATTATTTATTCGTACAAATTCTGACTGGGATTTTGATTTTTATCCTAAGTCGTAATCTGAATATAGAAAGAAAAAAGTCAGAAGCATTACTTCTCAATATCCTACCCGAACCCATTGCAGATGAATTAAAAAGGGAAGCAAGAGTGGCACCCAAACGGTATGAGAAAGCTTCCGTTTTATTTTGTGATATGGTTGGGTTTACGAAAATTGCAGAAACAATGAATGCTGAAGTTTTAGTTCATGAACTTGATCAAATTTTTCGTGCATTCGATCGCATTTGTAAAGAGAATCGAATGGAAAAAATAAAAACCATAGGTGATGCCTATATGGCAGTTGGTGGAATTCCAAATGAAAATAACTCCAATTCCGTTGATGCAGTGTTATGTGGCTTGGGATTCCAATCGTTTATGGCTGAACAAAAAGAAATCCATCATTTACACGGTAGGGTATTTTGGGAAATCCGTTTAGGAATACATGTAGGACCTCTCGTTGCGGGAGTTGTTGGGAGTGATAAATTTGCCTATGATGTTTGGGGTGATACGGTTAATACGGCAAGTAGACTCGAGAGTAGTGGAGTTGTTGCTGAAGTAAATATTTCGCGATCTGTATATGAAGAAGTCAAAAAAATATTTGAGTGTGAACCAAGAGGATTTGTTTCGATCAAAAACAAAGCTGACATTGAAATGTACTTGGTGAAAGGTTTTTTGCCTGAATATGCAAGTCCCCTTGATTCCAAACTTCCAAACGAATTATTCCAAAGGCTTTATAAAACGGGTGCTTTGTTTTATACAAATGAAGTTGAATCATAA
- a CDS encoding alpha/beta fold hydrolase, giving the protein MKLNHNRIHLYMMDPKKWIQIVIWFQILFLQCVPHLEGKENIEKLTIPTKEGNIFTLTNDCHSKSKLLVFVHGSPGNGSDFLSYMLDKDFQTHFCMLSPDRLGFGYSKQEEFIPSVTTQGKAISEMIQSFVESQKLSVTSITIVGHSYGGPVAMKSFLLCNESLKKDGKVFLLSAPMDPMYEELRFYNHLAKNDIIEWILPKSWVRSNEEMFQLKQDLIGLALAMKQSQFPVVMIHGDSDGLVPWEHTKFLKHESYKGDSKVYLLSGGSHFIPWTRFSEIKSILLKEVSQ; this is encoded by the coding sequence ATGAAGTTGAATCATAACCGAATCCATTTGTATATGATGGATCCAAAAAAATGGATCCAAATTGTAATTTGGTTTCAGATCTTGTTTCTCCAATGTGTTCCGCATCTAGAAGGAAAAGAAAATATCGAGAAACTTACAATCCCAACGAAAGAGGGAAACATATTCACTCTAACAAATGATTGCCATTCGAAATCAAAATTATTGGTTTTTGTTCACGGCTCTCCCGGGAATGGTTCCGATTTTTTGTCTTATATGTTAGATAAGGATTTCCAAACTCATTTTTGTATGTTGTCTCCTGATCGGCTTGGATTTGGTTACTCAAAACAAGAGGAATTTATTCCCAGTGTGACTACCCAAGGTAAAGCTATTTCTGAAATGATCCAATCGTTTGTTGAGAGTCAAAAACTATCAGTGACTTCCATTACAATTGTTGGGCATTCTTATGGAGGACCTGTTGCGATGAAGTCGTTCCTTTTATGCAATGAAAGTTTAAAGAAGGATGGAAAAGTGTTTTTACTCTCGGCACCAATGGATCCCATGTATGAAGAACTTAGATTTTATAACCATCTTGCGAAGAATGATATCATCGAGTGGATTTTGCCCAAGTCTTGGGTGAGAAGTAACGAAGAAATGTTCCAGTTAAAACAAGATTTAATCGGTTTGGCCCTTGCAATGAAACAATCTCAGTTTCCTGTCGTGATGATCCATGGCGATTCGGATGGACTTGTTCCATGGGAACACACAAAATTTTTGAAACATGAATCATACAAAGGTGACTCGAAAGTGTATCTTCTAAGCGGCGGAAGTCATTTTATCCCTTGGACTAGGTTTTCTGAAATCAAATCAATTTTACTCAAAGAGGTATCCCAATGA